Proteins from one Ketobacter alkanivorans genomic window:
- a CDS encoding tetratricopeptide repeat protein, translating into MSETNYIVDVNPQNINDVVQFSARMPVLLDFWAEWCEPCKALAPILEKIAHEYAGQFILAKVDADANQMLVQQLGVRGVPSLKLIVQGQLAGELNGAQTESEIRALLAPYLGDAPEADDQEEDLSNDFFAQIERARRMGAYDQAIEALQSAIAEQPSELKHQVLMAEVLMDVERLEEAQQVLDNISDDKAKAATLARLFFLQELKGFETVESLQYRVAQNSDDLEAKYYLGANCVLAGEPDAALELFLEIVQKDREFKEDGGRLAILKLIELMGSDPVVASYRRRLFACLH; encoded by the coding sequence ATGTCAGAAACAAATTACATCGTCGACGTAAACCCGCAGAATATTAATGATGTGGTGCAGTTTTCTGCGCGCATGCCGGTGCTTTTGGATTTTTGGGCCGAGTGGTGTGAGCCATGCAAGGCGCTGGCTCCTATTCTTGAAAAAATTGCCCACGAGTATGCGGGCCAGTTCATTCTCGCGAAAGTCGATGCCGATGCCAACCAAATGCTGGTTCAGCAGCTGGGTGTTCGTGGCGTTCCATCATTAAAGTTGATCGTGCAAGGGCAATTGGCTGGCGAATTGAATGGTGCCCAGACCGAATCGGAAATCCGTGCATTACTCGCACCTTATCTTGGTGACGCCCCAGAAGCTGATGACCAGGAAGAAGACCTCTCCAACGACTTTTTTGCCCAGATAGAAAGGGCTCGTCGCATGGGTGCATACGACCAGGCCATAGAAGCATTGCAGTCAGCGATTGCAGAGCAGCCCTCGGAGCTTAAACACCAGGTGTTGATGGCGGAGGTGTTGATGGATGTTGAGCGGCTGGAAGAAGCTCAGCAGGTTCTGGATAACATCAGTGACGATAAGGCTAAAGCCGCTACATTGGCACGCTTGTTTTTTCTACAGGAACTGAAAGGTTTTGAAACGGTAGAATCCCTTCAATATCGTGTCGCGCAGAACAGTGATGATCTGGAAGCAAAATATTATCTGGGTGCCAATTGTGTGTTGGCCGGTGAACCGGATGCCGCACTGGAGCTGTTTTTGGAGATCGTGCAAAAAGATCGCGAATTCAAAGAGGATGGTGGGCGTCTGGCGATTTTGAAGTTGATTGAACTGATGGGGAGCGATCCGGTTGTTGCCAGTTACCGCCGCCGCCTGTTTGCCTGCCTGCATTGA
- a CDS encoding tetratricopeptide repeat protein — protein MIARFSFRAANRIIDIQNQRGRIYPSRFSLKMLQYSADHGHLSAMSQLGCLLYRSGVGRAVKRSGLEYIRMAAKAGDTEAQFQLGKAYFDGSLTHQDSKAATHWLALAADRGHAQAAEVLSECRREDEAGNSSPVALA, from the coding sequence ATGATTGCGCGTTTTTCGTTTCGCGCAGCGAATCGCATCATCGATATTCAAAATCAGCGCGGGCGTATTTATCCGTCGCGTTTCTCGCTCAAAATGTTGCAGTATTCTGCTGATCACGGTCATCTTTCCGCGATGTCGCAGTTGGGCTGTCTCTTGTATCGTTCAGGTGTCGGGCGGGCAGTGAAGCGTAGTGGGCTCGAATACATTCGTATGGCTGCCAAGGCAGGTGATACCGAAGCCCAGTTTCAGTTGGGTAAGGCCTATTTCGATGGCAGCCTCACTCATCAGGACAGTAAAGCTGCAACACACTGGCTGGCTTTGGCCGCTGACCGGGGGCACGCTCAGGCCGCAGAGGTATTGTCAGAATGTCGGCGTGAAGATGAAGCCGGCAACAGTAGCCCAGTCGCTTTGGCATAA
- a CDS encoding phasin family protein, translating into MGEKKTSGSDKQVSQIAEHMADRVKESANQIWLAGLGAYSKAEEEGGKLFDSLVQDGEKLEAKTRAIVDKPLNVAKEKVETVRARATGSWEKVEKAFDLRVSKALHRLNIPTRADVDNLNQRIAELEQLLGKVEKAAVKRRSSSANGAK; encoded by the coding sequence ATGGGTGAGAAAAAGACATCAGGATCAGACAAGCAGGTAAGCCAGATAGCAGAACATATGGCGGATCGCGTAAAGGAATCGGCCAATCAAATCTGGTTGGCCGGGCTGGGTGCGTATTCAAAAGCCGAAGAAGAGGGCGGCAAACTGTTTGATTCACTGGTTCAGGATGGTGAGAAGCTAGAAGCTAAGACCCGTGCCATTGTCGATAAGCCGCTGAATGTTGCCAAGGAAAAGGTTGAAACGGTACGTGCTCGTGCCACAGGATCTTGGGAGAAGGTCGAAAAAGCATTTGATTTGCGGGTCTCCAAAGCATTGCATCGACTGAACATACCCACCCGTGCCGATGTGGATAACTTGAATCAGCGTATTGCCGAGCTGGAACAGCTGCTCGGTAAGGTGGAGAAAGCCGCCGTCAAACGCAGATCCAGCTCTGCCAACGGCGCCAAATAA
- the mfd gene encoding transcription-repair coupling factor, which produces MTIDFLDNFPSKPGDQRIWSNLKGSGQAWALAQSARHHKGLILVITPDTQSALQLELEIPFYADKNLELLTFPDWETLPYDSFSPHQDIISQRLATLNRLPTLTQGILIVPVSTLMHRIAPPSFLASQTLLLDIGQKFELHLVRKQLEQAGYRAVDTVLDHGEYAVRGAIMDLFPMGSQVPYRIELFDDEIDTLRSFDPETQRSIDKVEQVRLLPAKEFPLHDQAISGFKERFKQQFDADPRSCPVYQDISDGITSAGIEYYLPLFFKGTATLFDYLPDHTLAFTPETLQSSADHFWTDCNNRYEELRYDRMRPILPPANLFLASDELNRALKELPRVSVRSGLGEVDKDHHTDLPLSTPPDLPINAKATNPLMHVEAYCMGAKEQQRRILFVAESAGRRDTLLDLLQRIRIKPKPAERWADFLAEKKAAVMIAVAPLSAGLVLDDPSVCVITESQLFGNRVMQRRRRKRGDDNAENVIRNLTELNPNDPVVHIDHGVGRYKGLQTLEIDGQKQEFLTLEYANEAKLYVPVSSLHLISRYSGASDSMAPLHRLGTDQWTKEKRKAAEQIHDTAAELLNIYARRAAKPGHAFDLNRQDYEAFCEGFPFEETPDQQAAIDAVIADMTSDRPTDRLVCGDVGFGKTEVAMRAAFVAVQTGKQVAILVPTTLLAQQHYETFKDRFSDWPVQVEVLSRFRTGKEQTKALKLIEDGKVDIVVGTHKLLQESVQFKSLGLIIVDEEHRFGVRHKERLKEMRADVDMLTLTATPIPRTLNMAMSGVRDMSIIATPPAKRLSIKTFVREDNKAVTKEAILRELLRGGQVYFLHNEVKSIDRRAEEIQALVPEARIIVAHGQMRERELEQVMSDFYHKRYNLLMCTTIIETGIDVPSANTIIIDRADKFGLAQLHQLRGRVGRSHHQAYAYMLTPNPKAITADARKRLEAIAEAHDLGAGFTLASHDLEIRGAGELLGEEQSGNMTSIGFSLYMELLEDAVKAIKEGKTPNLDKPLKHGAEINLRIPALITEDYVRDVHTRLITYKRISNARDDDQLDELRVELVDRFGSLPESTKNLFQLTKIKLRAQSLGLSKVDAGPRGGRVEFGPDTQVHPLTIVKMVQIQPQFYKLDGADKLKFAIETETAEQRLDMINELLQKLSAGPKG; this is translated from the coding sequence ATGACGATTGATTTTCTTGATAATTTTCCCAGCAAACCCGGCGATCAACGGATTTGGAGCAACCTGAAAGGCAGTGGGCAGGCGTGGGCACTGGCACAGTCCGCCCGCCACCACAAAGGGTTGATTCTGGTGATCACACCGGACACCCAGAGCGCCCTGCAGCTGGAACTGGAAATCCCCTTCTACGCCGATAAAAATCTGGAGCTGCTGACGTTTCCAGACTGGGAAACGCTGCCCTATGACAGTTTCTCCCCCCACCAGGACATAATTTCGCAGCGGCTGGCAACGCTGAATCGGCTGCCAACACTGACTCAGGGCATTCTTATTGTGCCGGTTTCCACACTCATGCACCGCATCGCGCCGCCGTCGTTTCTTGCGAGCCAGACCCTGCTGCTGGACATAGGCCAGAAGTTTGAGCTGCACCTGGTCAGGAAACAACTGGAGCAGGCTGGTTATCGTGCCGTTGACACCGTCTTGGATCATGGCGAATACGCCGTTCGCGGCGCCATCATGGATCTGTTTCCCATGGGCAGCCAAGTGCCCTACCGAATTGAGTTATTTGACGACGAAATCGACACCCTGCGCTCCTTCGACCCCGAGACTCAGCGCTCCATCGATAAAGTTGAGCAAGTCCGCCTGCTGCCAGCCAAGGAATTCCCCCTCCACGATCAAGCCATCAGCGGATTCAAAGAGCGTTTTAAACAACAGTTCGACGCAGATCCCCGCAGCTGCCCTGTGTATCAGGACATAAGCGATGGCATTACCAGTGCCGGTATTGAGTACTATCTGCCTTTGTTCTTTAAAGGTACTGCCACGCTGTTTGACTATTTACCAGACCATACGCTGGCCTTCACACCGGAAACACTGCAAAGCAGCGCCGACCATTTTTGGACTGACTGCAACAATCGCTATGAAGAGCTGCGCTACGACCGTATGCGCCCGATCCTGCCGCCTGCAAACCTGTTTCTGGCCAGCGATGAACTGAACCGTGCCCTCAAAGAATTGCCAAGAGTGAGCGTACGCAGCGGCCTGGGGGAGGTAGATAAAGATCACCACACCGACCTGCCCTTGAGCACCCCTCCCGATCTGCCCATCAACGCCAAAGCCACCAATCCGTTGATGCATGTGGAAGCCTATTGCATGGGGGCCAAGGAGCAACAGCGCAGGATTCTGTTCGTAGCGGAATCTGCCGGCCGACGCGACACCCTGCTGGATCTGCTGCAACGCATCCGCATCAAGCCGAAACCCGCTGAACGGTGGGCCGACTTTCTGGCAGAGAAAAAAGCAGCCGTGATGATCGCTGTGGCACCTTTAAGTGCCGGGCTGGTACTGGATGATCCCAGTGTCTGCGTGATCACTGAATCCCAGCTGTTTGGCAACCGTGTCATGCAGCGCCGTCGTCGCAAACGTGGCGATGACAACGCCGAAAACGTAATCCGCAACCTGACCGAGTTAAATCCCAACGACCCGGTAGTACACATAGATCACGGTGTCGGCCGCTACAAGGGCTTGCAGACACTGGAAATCGACGGCCAGAAACAGGAGTTCCTGACCCTCGAATACGCCAATGAAGCCAAACTCTACGTGCCGGTGTCGTCTCTGCATCTGATCAGCCGCTATTCTGGTGCCAGCGACAGCATGGCACCCTTGCATCGACTGGGTACCGATCAGTGGACCAAGGAAAAACGCAAAGCAGCCGAACAGATTCACGACACCGCGGCTGAACTGCTGAATATTTACGCTCGCCGAGCCGCCAAACCCGGCCATGCATTCGACCTTAACCGCCAGGATTACGAAGCCTTTTGTGAAGGTTTTCCGTTTGAAGAAACCCCGGATCAACAGGCCGCCATCGACGCCGTGATCGCAGACATGACCTCCGATCGACCTACTGACCGTCTGGTGTGTGGCGATGTGGGCTTTGGTAAAACGGAAGTGGCCATGCGCGCTGCCTTCGTCGCCGTACAGACCGGCAAACAAGTCGCCATTCTGGTGCCCACCACTCTGCTGGCGCAACAGCATTACGAGACCTTCAAGGATCGCTTTTCCGACTGGCCAGTACAGGTTGAAGTGTTGTCTCGATTCCGTACCGGTAAAGAGCAAACCAAAGCCCTCAAACTGATTGAAGACGGCAAAGTAGATATCGTGGTGGGTACCCACAAGCTACTGCAGGAAAGCGTTCAATTCAAAAGTCTGGGCCTTATCATCGTGGACGAAGAACACCGTTTTGGCGTGCGTCACAAAGAGCGCCTGAAGGAAATGCGCGCCGATGTGGACATGCTCACCCTGACCGCCACCCCCATTCCCCGTACGCTGAATATGGCGATGTCTGGAGTGCGGGACATGTCCATCATCGCGACACCACCGGCCAAGCGACTTTCCATCAAAACCTTTGTGCGGGAAGACAACAAAGCAGTCACCAAAGAAGCCATCCTGCGTGAACTGTTGCGAGGGGGGCAAGTGTATTTTCTCCACAACGAGGTCAAATCCATTGATCGCCGCGCCGAAGAAATTCAGGCGCTGGTGCCGGAAGCCCGCATCATCGTAGCTCACGGCCAAATGCGGGAGCGGGAGCTGGAACAGGTCATGTCCGACTTCTACCACAAGCGTTACAACCTGCTTATGTGCACCACCATCATCGAGACCGGTATCGACGTACCTTCGGCCAATACCATCATCATCGACCGGGCTGACAAATTCGGGCTGGCTCAACTGCACCAGCTACGAGGCCGCGTGGGCCGATCTCACCACCAGGCTTATGCCTACATGCTCACCCCCAACCCCAAAGCCATCACCGCCGATGCCCGCAAGCGTCTGGAGGCCATTGCCGAAGCCCATGATCTGGGAGCGGGTTTCACGCTGGCCAGTCACGATCTTGAGATTCGTGGTGCCGGTGAGCTGCTGGGAGAAGAGCAAAGCGGCAACATGACCAGTATCGGTTTCTCCCTCTATATGGAGCTGCTGGAAGACGCTGTCAAAGCGATTAAAGAAGGCAAAACCCCGAATCTGGACAAACCGCTTAAGCATGGTGCCGAAATCAATCTACGCATCCCCGCCCTGATCACCGAGGATTACGTGCGGGATGTACACACCAGGTTGATTACGTATAAACGCATATCCAACGCTCGGGATGATGATCAACTGGACGAGTTGCGGGTTGAACTGGTGGACCGATTTGGCTCGCTGCCGGAATCCACCAAAAATCTGTTCCAACTGACCAAAATCAAGCTGCGTGCGCAATCGCTTGGCCTTAGCAAAGTGGATGCAGGCCCAAGGGGCGGTCGGGTCGAGTTTGGGCCGGACACTCAGGTTCACCCACTGACCATCGTAAAAATGGTACAAATTCAGCCCCAGTTCTATAAACTGGACGGTGCCGATAAGCTAAAATTCGCCATAGAGACCGAAACCGCCGAGCAGCGGCTGGACATGATTAACGAACTGCTGCAAAAACTCAGCGCTGGCCCCAAAGGGTAA
- a CDS encoding CsiV family protein yields the protein MKNTRPHIALSLCSLLLMLPVSATSATPDEATITPWYEVSLVIFKHRNSPTGNERWPTPDTLNISFPHGILELEPALEPATTGDGKTGPVEQAAIPFRNSKPTDVGFQQALRSIQLSSNYEIMTSASWKQPALDKEQAIPVLIQAGDEFGGYFELEGSVTLTVSRYLHMKADLWLSEYIQQVEMIAPWWESTNTVADSFGGDFDPSEPSAAPAYQDIDFGSQPSYSETVTRYESVRTVVLNESRRMRSGELHYLDNPMFGLLVKVVPYEPSTTPASDAPESMMDATPISLR from the coding sequence ATGAAGAACACCAGACCCCATATTGCCCTGTCCCTTTGCAGCCTGTTGCTGATGCTGCCCGTTTCAGCAACGTCAGCCACCCCCGACGAGGCAACAATAACGCCCTGGTATGAAGTCTCTCTGGTGATTTTCAAGCATCGTAACAGCCCTACGGGCAATGAAAGATGGCCCACGCCGGACACGCTGAACATTTCGTTTCCCCACGGCATTCTGGAGCTTGAACCCGCGCTGGAGCCAGCAACAACCGGTGATGGCAAGACTGGACCAGTTGAGCAGGCAGCGATCCCCTTCCGCAACTCAAAGCCCACAGATGTAGGATTTCAACAGGCCCTGCGCAGCATTCAGCTCAGCTCTAACTATGAGATCATGACCAGCGCCAGCTGGAAACAACCCGCACTGGACAAAGAACAAGCTATTCCTGTACTGATTCAGGCAGGTGACGAGTTTGGTGGTTACTTTGAGCTGGAAGGCAGCGTAACCCTGACCGTATCCCGCTATCTACACATGAAGGCTGACCTGTGGCTGTCAGAGTACATCCAGCAAGTGGAAATGATCGCTCCGTGGTGGGAAAGCACTAACACCGTGGCCGACAGTTTTGGTGGGGATTTTGATCCGTCTGAACCCAGCGCAGCGCCCGCCTATCAGGATATCGATTTTGGCAGCCAGCCCAGCTACTCAGAAACCGTGACCCGTTATGAATCGGTGCGCACAGTGGTGCTGAATGAGTCACGCCGAATGCGCAGCGGTGAGTTGCACTATCTGGACAACCCCATGTTTGGCCTGCTGGTTAAGGTGGTGCCCTATGAGCCATCCACCACACCAGCAAGCGACGCCCCAGAGAGCATGATGGATGCCACCCCGATCAGCCTGCGCTAA
- a CDS encoding S-methyl-5'-thioinosine phosphorylase, with the protein MSLIAIVGGTGLTELEGLERTESRVVDTPYGAPSAPLEFGRFGQQDVVFLARHGKGHTVPPHQVNYRANIQALKQVGVSEIIAVNAVGGINAAMDAESLVIPDQIIDYTWGREFTFAGQGNVIHVDFTFPYTERLRQGLLAAAGKLNIKIHDGGVYAATQGPRLESIAEINRLERDGCDIVGMTGMPEASLAREADLEYACLSLVVNMAAGRSDGIITMEDIEQAINNGMGNARAIIAQFLS; encoded by the coding sequence ATGAGTTTGATTGCAATAGTAGGGGGGACTGGCCTGACTGAACTGGAAGGTTTGGAACGGACTGAGTCCAGAGTAGTGGACACTCCCTACGGAGCGCCTTCTGCTCCATTGGAATTTGGGCGTTTTGGTCAGCAGGATGTAGTGTTTCTGGCTCGCCATGGCAAAGGTCATACCGTGCCTCCCCATCAGGTGAACTACCGCGCCAATATTCAGGCCCTGAAGCAGGTTGGCGTGAGCGAGATCATCGCCGTTAACGCAGTGGGAGGTATTAATGCCGCAATGGATGCAGAGAGCCTGGTGATACCGGATCAGATCATCGACTATACCTGGGGGCGCGAGTTTACGTTTGCAGGTCAGGGCAATGTAATTCATGTCGACTTTACGTTTCCCTATACGGAGCGTTTGCGTCAGGGCTTATTGGCAGCTGCCGGTAAACTGAATATCAAGATTCACGATGGTGGTGTGTACGCAGCCACCCAAGGGCCGCGCCTGGAATCCATCGCAGAGATTAATCGTTTGGAGCGGGATGGTTGTGACATTGTTGGCATGACCGGAATGCCGGAAGCATCGCTGGCCCGTGAGGCCGATCTTGAGTATGCCTGCCTGTCTTTGGTGGTGAATATGGCGGCGGGGCGAAGCGATGGCATTATAACCATGGAAGACATTGAACAGGCCATCAATAATGGCATGGGCAACGCTCGGGCCATCATTGCGCAGTTTTTAAGTTAA
- a CDS encoding hypoxanthine-guanine phosphoribosyltransferase codes for MSVTVAEVDAIWREADCIWTEQQIDRAIEAVAQKIEVDLADKNPLVLVVMKGGLMFGARLMMSLRFPLEMDYIHATRYGMETSGSELLWKVLPQHSLEGRHVLVVDDILDEGQTLHKILESFKTQSVASLHCAVLVDKVHDRKYEPGFKADYTCLEVPDRFVFGYGMDYKGYLRNADGIYAVKGL; via the coding sequence ATGAGCGTGACAGTAGCAGAAGTGGATGCTATTTGGCGGGAAGCCGATTGTATCTGGACCGAGCAGCAGATCGATCGGGCGATTGAAGCCGTAGCCCAGAAAATTGAGGTCGATCTGGCGGATAAGAACCCATTGGTGTTGGTGGTTATGAAAGGTGGGCTTATGTTTGGCGCTCGCTTGATGATGAGTCTGCGTTTTCCACTGGAGATGGATTACATTCATGCCACCCGCTATGGCATGGAAACATCGGGATCGGAGTTGTTGTGGAAGGTGTTGCCTCAACACAGCCTGGAAGGGCGTCATGTACTGGTGGTGGATGACATCCTGGATGAAGGCCAGACACTGCATAAAATTTTGGAGAGCTTCAAAACCCAAAGTGTCGCGTCGCTGCATTGTGCCGTGCTGGTTGACAAGGTTCATGATCGAAAATACGAGCCCGGTTTTAAGGCAGATTACACCTGTCTTGAGGTGCCGGATCGATTTGTGTTCGGTTATGGCATGGATTACAAAGGTTATTTGCGCAATGCCGACGGCATCTACGCAGTTAAAGGCTTATAA
- a CDS encoding mechanosensitive ion channel family protein: MDTLERWWQHLNGNQDWVLQVFAVIFITLLANFIAKKFYDRLEIQFSKTKNLWDDALLWAVRKPSRAFMLIIGTRMAAEIMEPMMDESINNLVKPAFLVMIISVVLWFVIRMISKAEELLKTPGYTQQPLDETTVTALAKLLRLSVIITGGLVIAQSMGISVSGVLAFGGIGGIAVGFAAKDLLANFFGGLMVYLDRPFSVGDWVRSPDRNIEGTIEHIGWRLTVIRTFDKRPLYVPNSTFTSIALENPSRMSHRRIYETMGVRYDDVAKLPSIVSAVKAMLAEHPEVDHNQTLIVNFNQYGASSLDFFIYCMTVTTNWVKFHEVKQDVLFKVAEIVQEHGAEFAFPTQTLHVIEGVAQDSRTVKTEEPA, encoded by the coding sequence GTGGATACGCTAGAGCGATGGTGGCAGCATTTGAACGGAAATCAGGATTGGGTTTTACAGGTGTTCGCGGTGATATTTATCACCTTGCTGGCCAATTTTATTGCCAAGAAATTTTACGATCGTCTTGAAATACAATTTTCCAAAACCAAAAACCTGTGGGATGACGCATTGCTGTGGGCGGTGCGCAAACCTTCGCGGGCCTTCATGCTGATCATCGGCACCCGAATGGCTGCAGAAATCATGGAGCCCATGATGGATGAGTCCATTAACAACCTCGTAAAACCTGCCTTTCTGGTGATGATTATCAGTGTGGTGTTATGGTTTGTGATCCGTATGATTTCCAAAGCCGAAGAGCTGCTGAAAACGCCCGGTTATACCCAGCAGCCTTTAGATGAAACCACGGTAACGGCCTTAGCCAAACTGCTGCGCTTATCGGTGATTATCACCGGTGGTCTGGTGATTGCCCAGTCGATGGGCATCTCGGTGTCTGGTGTGTTGGCCTTTGGTGGTATCGGTGGCATCGCAGTGGGCTTTGCAGCCAAGGATCTGTTGGCCAACTTTTTTGGCGGTTTGATGGTGTATCTGGATCGGCCTTTTTCTGTTGGTGATTGGGTGCGCTCACCGGATCGCAATATCGAAGGTACCATCGAGCACATTGGCTGGCGTCTTACCGTTATTCGCACGTTTGATAAGCGTCCGCTTTATGTGCCGAATTCTACCTTTACCAGTATTGCGCTGGAGAATCCGTCCCGTATGAGCCACCGTCGGATCTATGAAACCATGGGGGTGCGATACGATGATGTTGCCAAGTTACCGAGCATTGTCAGTGCCGTGAAAGCCATGCTTGCAGAACATCCTGAAGTTGATCACAACCAAACGTTGATTGTGAACTTTAATCAGTATGGCGCCTCCTCGTTGGACTTTTTTATTTACTGCATGACGGTCACCACCAATTGGGTCAAATTCCATGAAGTGAAGCAGGATGTGTTGTTTAAAGTTGCTGAAATAGTGCAGGAGCATGGCGCTGAGTTTGCCTTCCCAACGCAGACTTTGCATGTGATCGAAGGGGTCGCCCAAGACAGCCGTACCGTTAAGACAGAGGAGCCAGCATGA
- the nagZ gene encoding beta-N-acetylhexosaminidase, whose amino-acid sequence MVMGPLMLDLESTVLSKQDIKRLQHPGTGGVILFSRNIESVAQVRDLVAAVRDVRPQLLLAIDQEGGRVQRIRDGVTRLPPLARLGALYDQDTGAALVRARDWGWLMASEMLALGLDISFAPVLDLEVGRSSVIGDRSLHKDPAAVVALGRAYVAGMHEAGMAATGKHFPGHGWVEADSHVAIPVDERSLEQITSVDMQPFTQLAAEIDAVMPAHVIYTNVDQQPAGFSSFWLQTVLREQLRFNGVIFSDDLTMEGAAVAGGYAQRADAALQAGCDMVLVCNKPDGADEVLNWLETQGKQADQVRLQAMLARQRPVWEALQQSPRYQNIRQTINNPLNNLSIEESGAQ is encoded by the coding sequence ATGGTCATGGGCCCACTCATGCTGGACCTGGAAAGCACGGTTCTTTCCAAACAGGATATCAAACGCCTTCAGCACCCCGGCACGGGTGGCGTAATACTGTTTTCCCGTAATATCGAGTCTGTGGCCCAGGTGCGTGACCTGGTTGCTGCGGTGCGCGATGTGCGCCCCCAGTTGCTATTGGCTATTGATCAGGAGGGGGGCAGAGTACAGCGGATTCGTGATGGCGTAACGCGCCTGCCTCCGCTGGCTCGTTTGGGGGCGTTATACGATCAGGACACCGGCGCAGCATTGGTTCGGGCCCGTGACTGGGGCTGGTTGATGGCCTCAGAAATGCTGGCATTGGGATTGGATATTTCCTTTGCACCGGTACTGGATCTTGAGGTTGGCCGCAGTTCAGTTATTGGTGATCGCTCGTTACACAAAGATCCTGCGGCCGTTGTGGCGCTGGGTCGGGCCTATGTGGCGGGTATGCACGAAGCTGGCATGGCAGCCACCGGCAAGCACTTTCCGGGGCATGGCTGGGTGGAGGCGGATTCCCATGTGGCGATACCTGTGGATGAGCGGAGCCTCGAGCAAATTACATCGGTGGACATGCAACCATTTACGCAGTTGGCCGCTGAGATTGATGCGGTCATGCCTGCCCATGTTATTTACACCAATGTGGATCAGCAGCCTGCGGGCTTTTCTTCTTTCTGGCTGCAAACCGTACTGCGTGAGCAACTGCGCTTCAACGGCGTGATTTTCAGTGATGATCTCACCATGGAAGGTGCCGCAGTAGCCGGAGGTTATGCCCAGCGGGCAGACGCAGCATTGCAAGCGGGATGTGACATGGTGTTGGTGTGTAATAAACCCGATGGTGCAGATGAAGTCTTGAACTGGCTGGAAACACAAGGCAAACAGGCAGATCAGGTTCGGCTACAGGCGATGTTGGCTCGTCAGCGTCCGGTTTGGGAGGCGCTGCAGCAGAGCCCCCGTTATCAAAACATAAGACAAACCATTAACAATCCGTTGAATAATCTATCTATTGAAGAATCAGGAGCGCAGTAA
- a CDS encoding L,D-transpeptidase, with amino-acid sequence MTELEIRISIQKQLLQLWQGETMLASWPVSTALKGTGYQSGSNQTPLGKHRIRACIGAGQPEGAVFVGRRPTGEIYSQELAQQYPHRDWILSRILWLCGEEKGVNRGGNVDSQRRYIYIHGTPDTEPMGEPLSHGCIRMRNADVIHLFEQVGPGDRVIIAP; translated from the coding sequence ATGACTGAGCTTGAGATACGGATATCGATTCAGAAGCAATTACTGCAGCTTTGGCAAGGTGAAACCATGCTGGCCAGTTGGCCCGTTTCGACGGCCTTGAAAGGCACAGGCTACCAGTCCGGCTCCAACCAGACCCCGTTGGGGAAGCATCGTATCCGAGCCTGTATCGGTGCTGGTCAGCCTGAGGGGGCGGTGTTCGTGGGGCGTAGGCCCACCGGGGAAATCTACAGCCAGGAGCTGGCCCAACAGTACCCCCATCGGGACTGGATATTGTCCCGCATTCTCTGGCTGTGTGGCGAAGAAAAGGGCGTGAATCGCGGCGGCAACGTGGATTCCCAGCGCAGATACATTTATATTCATGGCACCCCGGACACTGAACCAATGGGCGAGCCGCTTTCCCATGGTTGTATTCGTATGCGTAATGCGGATGTTATCCACCTGTTTGAACAGGTTGGGCCGGGTGACAGAGTTATCATCGCGCCATAA